ACAATTGAATCCATTGTGCAGCATCACCATTATCAAGCTGGCGAAACGCTATTCAATGCGGATGACCCGTTAGATACCTTAATGATTGTTTCTGGTGGCCAAGCTAAAGTTTATCAACTCGCTGCAAATGGTCGCGAACAATTACTCTATCTTTTACAAACTGGTGATATTGATGGCGAAGCTGCCTTATTCGAAAATAAAAACCGGACTTCTTACGGCGAAGCTTTAGTCCCGACTGATGTTTGTAGTATCCGGCGTGAAGACTTTCAGGGCTTGATGCAGACCTATCCTAGTATCAGCCTGAACGTTTTGAATGTTTTTGGAAAACGACTAACTCAGCTAGAACGTCAAACAACCAGCACCGCTACTGAATCCGTTGAGGCACGATTGGCCAATTATTTAGTGGAAACTGCGGCTTCACTCAATGTTAAGGCTTTCAAACTCCCATTAAAGAAGAAAGATTTAGCCACCTTCTTAGGCACGACCCCCGAAACCATCAGCCGGAAGCTCACACGTTTTGAAGAGACCGGCCTAATTACCCAAAAACCGGGTAAAGTCATTCAACTTAATGATGTTGATCAATTGTTACTGGTTGATTGACGCCCATTGGGACACAAATAAACCGCCCGCAAAATTGTGGACGGTTTATTTTATTAAATTATTGAATTTCACCGACTACTTGACCAGCTGTTACTGCCATCTCATTGTAATTGACACTATGTTTCTCTAAATTTGTAAAAATTACCATTACATCGCTAACCTTGTTCTGCTTAGCTAGATAGTTTAGATTCATATTAACTAATTTAGTCGTCGCAGTTACTTTGTCACCCTCCGCGACTACAATATCAAAACCAGCCCTATTCAATTCGACTGTATCAATTCCAAGATGTAACAGAATTTCAAACCCGCCTTTAGTTTTTAGACTAATCGCATGTTTCGTTGGAAATATCGAAGTTATTTGGCCCTCAATTGGTGCATAAATAGCTCCATCTTTTGGTTCAATTGCGAACCCATCGCCCATTGCTTTACTTGAAAAAACTTGATCAGGAACCTTTTCGATTGCCTTAAGATTACCAGTCGCAGGTGCATAAATTGTCACTTTACGTTGTTTAAAAAAGCTCATAACTCATCTTCCCTTCAAATTACGGGACTAATATCGGAACCTGCTTGCCAATTATCTGATCAGTCCGATCAGAAATAATAACAACGTCGGTTAATTGAAAAGCTTGAACCGTAGCTATACGATGAAATTTACTGCTATCACAGAGTAAATATGTTTTTTTAGCATTATTCTTTATCAAACGTTTTTTAGTTGCCTCTGAAATGTTAGGCGTAGTGACTCCTTTTTCATCATCAATACCATTAACGCCAAGAAAAGCCCGATCGAAGTAAAGCGTACTGAGATTATTCTCAGTCAATGTCCCGCTTAACGATGAAATGGATGACGTATAGCGTCCACCTAACAAAATAATCGTCGCATTAAACTCCCGAGTAACATTAAAAATCGTTGTATTTGTCGTATAAATCGTAATATTCCGATCCAATAAATCATTCAATAGTAACGCACAGTTAGATCCCGAATCTACATAAATACTTTCACCATCACAAACTTCTTCAGCAGCCCGACCCGCGATTAGTCCCTTTTGCTTCGAGTGTAATTCTGCTTTTTGTGCCATTGGTAATTCTCGAGTGGTCGTGACCGCTTTGACACCACCACCATTTAAATACTCGATCTTACCTTCATTTTCTAGTGTCTTTAAATCTCGCCGCAGTGTTGAATACGAGACTTCTGGTAAATAAGCTTTAAGTTCATCAATTTTGACTAATTCTCGAGCTGTCAATAATTGACTAATTTTTTCTTGTCTTTCATATGGAATCATGTTGACCCTCCATAATATCTATCTAAGTAGTGTGAATCCCTTATATTATTAGTATTATCGCATATTATGGAAAGTTTTAAAAAATTATCACCAGACTACACTAATTTTTCTTCCCGTTTAGTAAACAGATAACCGAGCACAGTTGAAACAACAAACGCAATGGCTAGTCCAATAATCGCATTAATGAAGTTACTCCCATTCTTTTCAATAAAGGCTGGAAAAGTGGTAACGCTGCCAAAAACAAAAGCATTAGTAACGACCTTAGTCAGTCCAAGATAGGCACCACCAATTGCGCCACCTATGATTTGTGCTAGCCAAAGTTTACGATTCTTAACTAACAAGCCGAATAAAGTTGGCTCAATGATGGCCGACAAAGCAACCGTAATCGCCCCAGTTAAGGCAAAGCCTCGCAGTTTACTATCACGCGCTTTTAGCCAAACTCCCAATGTTGTCCCAATCACCGCAAAGTTGCAGGCAAATGTCCAAGGACAGATGTAGTCAAAACCACTGTTAGCAACATTATTAATCATAATTGGATTAACAGCCCAATGAATTCCCATGCTGACCAAAATACTCCAACCACCACCAACAACAGCGCCGGCTAAAATACTACTACGACCAATCAACCAATTAACAAAGGCTGCAATTGCTTCACCGCCGTAAACACCTAAAGGACCAATAACAATAATTGTTAACGGCACCATCACTAATAATGAAACCGCTGGTAACACAACCAATTTCAAGTTTTCCATAACGTGTTTATCCAGCCACTTATACAGATATGAGTAGGCCCAAATCGCCAAAATAATTGGGACTACTGTTGAATTATAATTCATTAAAACCGTTGGAACACCGAAGAAATGTGTCACTGCACCATTACCCGCTTTACCCATCAAAGCAATAAAATCTGGGTACAATAATGCCGATCCAATTAGTGCTGAAATATACGGGCTAGCCCCAAACCGTTTTGCAGAAGTAAACGCTAACAATACTGGCAAAAAATAAAAGACACTCATCGATGTTGCGTATAAAATGACATACGTCCCACTACCCGTCTTAACCCAACCTACTTGAGTAACTAAGATTAATAGACCACGCAAAATCCCAGAACCCGCTAAAGCTGGGAGCAAGGGTGCAAAGATTGCTGAAATCGCTGAAAACATTCGTGAAATGATACTACCCTTAGCAGCATTTTTTTGTTCATCAGTTAATTCAACCGGTGCATCACCGCGCTCAATTTTAACGGCCTTTTCAAACTCAGCATATAACTTAGGTACTTCAGTACCAATTAGGATCTGATATTGACCAGCTTGATAGACAACATTTAATACCCCTGGGATAGCTTCAACTGCCTTATCATCCGCTAATGACCGATCAACCAAATTAAGGCGTAAACGAGTGGCACAATGGGTCATATTACCAATATTTTGGGCGCCACCAACCGCTTTTAAAATATCTTGTGCCGCTTGTTTAAAGTCCATACTCATATCATTCACTCCTCATAGTATTATGCTGGATTATCTAGAAAGCCCATCATTAATTTTTGGACTTCAATGGCATCATTTTGATCAATAATCCGTTGAATTCGGTCAAGCCCAGCTTTATTTAGCAATGTATCTAATCGAGTCACCATTTCAATATTACGTTTACACTCAGCTGTCGCATTTTCAATTACTGGGAACGTATCAAAATACAACATACCATCATAATTGTGTTTTTTTAGATAGTATAAAAATTCTAAAGTTTTAAAGGGACTCGCCGTGCCAATCATTAAGCCATCGTCGTTCAACCCATAACCATCATTTAAATGAACACCGAATAATTGTTGCCGACTGCCAAATAAATCGGCGGCCATAGCAGGATTTTCATGTTTCATTAACATATGACAATAATCCAATGTCACCCCAACATTTTTACGATTAATTTCATTAATTAGCATGCCGTCAATCCCCATACTATCAACGAATGCATACCCGCGTGGCTGGAATGGCTTATATTCAATGCTAAAATTCAAATCTGGTGCGTAGTCCGCCATCGTTTGAAAAGCTTTCACCAACTGGTTCCAAAAGCGGACATAATCAATTTGAAAACTGTAGTCAAAACCATCATGTGCCATCCAAACCGTTACAACATGTCCCCCAGCCTCACGGCAATAATCAGCTGCATCCTTGCACAATTGAACTGCTTGCTCTTCAATTGCGGTATCCGTATTGCCTAGCTCGCCATTAATGAAATCTGACTTAAAACGAAGTGCAACCCCGTTAAGTTGCAAATCATTCGACTTAAG
This region of Lactobacillus sp. CBA3605 genomic DNA includes:
- a CDS encoding Crp/Fnr family transcriptional regulator, whose amino-acid sequence is MPTHATHDCVQLVPIFKNLATDQLDTIESIVQHHHYQAGETLFNADDPLDTLMIVSGGQAKVYQLAANGREQLLYLLQTGDIDGEAALFENKNRTSYGEALVPTDVCSIRREDFQGLMQTYPSISLNVLNVFGKRLTQLERQTTSTATESVEARLANYLVETAASLNVKAFKLPLKKKDLATFLGTTPETISRKLTRFEETGLITQKPGKVIQLNDVDQLLLVD
- a CDS encoding PTS glucose transporter subunit IIA — encoded protein: MSFFKQRKVTIYAPATGNLKAIEKVPDQVFSSKAMGDGFAIEPKDGAIYAPIEGQITSIFPTKHAISLKTKGGFEILLHLGIDTVELNRAGFDIVVAEGDKVTATTKLVNMNLNYLAKQNKVSDVMVIFTNLEKHSVNYNEMAVTAGQVVGEIQ
- a CDS encoding DeoR/GlpR family DNA-binding transcription regulator, translating into MIPYERQEKISQLLTARELVKIDELKAYLPEVSYSTLRRDLKTLENEGKIEYLNGGGVKAVTTTRELPMAQKAELHSKQKGLIAGRAAEEVCDGESIYVDSGSNCALLLNDLLDRNITIYTTNTTIFNVTREFNATIILLGGRYTSSISSLSGTLTENNLSTLYFDRAFLGVNGIDDEKGVTTPNISEATKKRLIKNNAKKTYLLCDSSKFHRIATVQAFQLTDVVIISDRTDQIIGKQVPILVP
- a CDS encoding PTS transporter subunit EIIC: MDFKQAAQDILKAVGGAQNIGNMTHCATRLRLNLVDRSLADDKAVEAIPGVLNVVYQAGQYQILIGTEVPKLYAEFEKAVKIERGDAPVELTDEQKNAAKGSIISRMFSAISAIFAPLLPALAGSGILRGLLILVTQVGWVKTGSGTYVILYATSMSVFYFLPVLLAFTSAKRFGASPYISALIGSALLYPDFIALMGKAGNGAVTHFFGVPTVLMNYNSTVVPIILAIWAYSYLYKWLDKHVMENLKLVVLPAVSLLVMVPLTIIVIGPLGVYGGEAIAAFVNWLIGRSSILAGAVVGGGWSILVSMGIHWAVNPIMINNVANSGFDYICPWTFACNFAVIGTTLGVWLKARDSKLRGFALTGAITVALSAIIEPTLFGLLVKNRKLWLAQIIGGAIGGAYLGLTKVVTNAFVFGSVTTFPAFIEKNGSNFINAIIGLAIAFVVSTVLGYLFTKREEKLV
- a CDS encoding sugar phosphate isomerase/epimerase, whose protein sequence is MKLATRINSFLPVNNEDMQQVFQQFHKLGLTHVDLNYPEHINDYSAVEMKALLKSNDLQLNGVALRFKSDFINGELGNTDTAIEEQAVQLCKDAADYCREAGGHVVTVWMAHDGFDYSFQIDYVRFWNQLVKAFQTMADYAPDLNFSIEYKPFQPRGYAFVDSMGIDGMLINEINRKNVGVTLDYCHMLMKHENPAMAADLFGSRQQLFGVHLNDGYGLNDDGLMIGTASPFKTLEFLYYLKKHNYDGMLYFDTFPVIENATAECKRNIEMVTRLDTLLNKAGLDRIQRIIDQNDAIEVQKLMMGFLDNPA